In Halorussus limi, a genomic segment contains:
- a CDS encoding DUF7504 family protein: protein MPETTEGPRFSLDPGQQALVSVPSMGSPLTTLPDEAFDNLLVVSATAAPGKVESLVERRGGDPQKVGVIPITGSPSEYDGPLWTTDPVDPSDLTGISIRVSKAMEYVMQGGWVVVDNVNVLLMYGREEKVYRLLDSVVSSARERQACGAYCTVREAITDETYARLRDLCTLTVTVE, encoded by the coding sequence GTGCCGGAGACGACTGAGGGTCCGCGGTTCTCGCTCGACCCCGGCCAGCAGGCGCTGGTGTCGGTTCCCTCGATGGGGTCGCCGCTGACCACCCTGCCCGACGAGGCGTTCGACAACCTGCTGGTCGTCTCGGCCACCGCCGCGCCCGGCAAAGTCGAGTCGCTGGTCGAGCGCCGGGGCGGCGACCCCCAGAAGGTCGGGGTCATCCCGATTACGGGGTCGCCCAGCGAGTACGACGGCCCGCTCTGGACCACCGACCCGGTGGACCCGAGCGACCTGACGGGCATCAGCATCCGTGTCTCGAAGGCGATGGAGTACGTGATGCAGGGCGGGTGGGTGGTCGTCGACAACGTGAACGTCCTGTTGATGTACGGCCGCGAGGAGAAGGTGTACCGACTCCTCGACTCGGTCGTGTCGAGCGCCCGCGAGAGGCAGGCCTGCGGTGCCTACTGCACGGTTCGAGAGGCCATCACCGACGAGACGTACGCCCGGCTTCGGGACCTCTGTACCCTGACCGTGACGGTCGAATAG
- a CDS encoding S8 family serine peptidase, with translation MPRYNRRSFLELSGAALGGIAVGTTVTVAASSERFLVDSTETSASEAEAAGLDVVHDLPEIDLLVVEGAESDVESLGVGYAADSAYSLDLPLEQKSPVTAEDASDEPDYSYQWDKQAQNIPDAHEITRGEGTRVAVIDTGVAAGHPDLQHAVDVDRSRDFTGDGYGAAGPYGGYHGTHVAGIVAADDGNDAGTVGSAPGTEIVDCRVFSPTENASFADIVAALVYSARIGCDAANLSLGAYPVSRKANGSFYGKVLNRTTSYAKNQGTVVVVAAGNDAADLQHDGSLVSLPAEAANVLSVSATGPIGFNRGDDGLDSPTYTPAKYTNYGTNAIDVAAPGGNFDPDFPAGYYYDLVFNTVAEPQFDADGDYTGANYTYSWLAGTSMAAPQVAGAVALVRSQNPDLGANEVRERLRTTADVPEEFDKTYYGAGELNTYEALK, from the coding sequence ATGCCACGTTACAACCGACGGTCGTTCCTCGAACTCAGCGGCGCAGCGCTCGGCGGAATCGCGGTCGGTACCACCGTGACGGTCGCGGCGTCGAGCGAGCGATTCCTCGTGGACAGCACCGAAACCAGTGCGTCCGAGGCCGAGGCGGCGGGTCTCGACGTAGTTCACGACCTCCCCGAAATCGACCTGCTGGTCGTCGAGGGCGCGGAGTCCGACGTGGAGTCGCTCGGCGTAGGCTACGCCGCCGACAGCGCCTACTCGCTCGACCTGCCCCTCGAACAGAAGTCACCCGTCACGGCCGAAGACGCTTCGGACGAACCGGACTACTCCTACCAGTGGGACAAGCAGGCCCAGAACATCCCGGACGCTCACGAGATTACGCGCGGCGAGGGCACCCGCGTGGCGGTCATCGACACCGGCGTCGCGGCGGGCCACCCCGACCTCCAGCACGCGGTCGACGTGGACCGCTCGCGGGACTTCACCGGCGACGGCTACGGCGCGGCCGGCCCCTACGGCGGCTATCACGGCACCCACGTCGCGGGCATCGTCGCGGCCGACGACGGCAACGACGCCGGGACGGTCGGTTCCGCGCCCGGCACCGAAATCGTGGACTGTCGGGTCTTCTCCCCGACCGAGAACGCGTCGTTCGCCGACATCGTCGCGGCGCTGGTCTACAGCGCGCGCATCGGCTGTGACGCCGCGAACCTCAGCCTCGGCGCGTACCCCGTCTCCCGGAAGGCCAACGGGAGTTTCTACGGCAAGGTCCTCAATCGGACGACGAGTTACGCGAAGAATCAGGGCACCGTCGTCGTCGTCGCGGCGGGCAACGACGCCGCGGACCTCCAGCACGACGGCAGTCTCGTTAGCCTCCCGGCCGAGGCGGCCAACGTCCTCTCGGTCAGCGCGACCGGTCCCATCGGCTTCAACCGCGGCGACGACGGACTGGACTCGCCGACCTACACGCCCGCGAAGTACACGAACTACGGCACGAACGCCATCGACGTGGCCGCGCCCGGCGGAAACTTCGACCCCGACTTCCCGGCGGGCTACTACTACGACCTCGTGTTCAACACGGTCGCGGAACCCCAGTTCGACGCCGACGGCGACTACACCGGTGCGAACTACACCTACTCGTGGCTCGCGGGCACCTCGATGGCCGCGCCGCAGGTCGCCGGTGCGGTCGCGCTCGTCCGGAGCCAGAACCCCGACCTCGGCGCGAACGAGGTCCGCGAGCGACTCCGGACCACCGCCGACGTTCCCGAGGAGTTCGACAAGACCTACTACGGTGCCGGGGAACTGAACACCTACGAGGCGCTGAAGTAG
- a CDS encoding MMPL family transporter, translating into MNASDLFAAVTKYSRGIIAVLLVLTVLVGAGAPMVEQSSSLDQFQSDSTAAQKLDYIESNFASGDQNQTTVQLIVRDENGNVLSKGAMVETLQLQQALRNNATVNRTLANETPTAGVANIVATVAIRQEQATELRKQGAQLQRKRADLNATVGNLSDLLNRTREIQREYDRLNRSRQRGEVNNSTYRQRANRLESQFREVRSRADRLLTDQQTGRFVRLVGQTRTLQGNLDALNASLAANEINRSTYAERAAQIRQQFRQVYERGLPGVLRGEFASLRESGKQLRQQRQQLQNASAPTLEEQIQQLQSMNESEVESTVSTVLSEGGSGPSSRAFAFMPTSYDPGSTQANATMLVVFQTQQGQTVQSMASSTIVESQTAIQDIAKQQLDREVLVFGSGIISEETEQSMADSIAIVGPMALVFVVLTLVIAYRDLLDILLGVFGIVAVLVWTFGFMGWFDITFNQIFIAVPVLLIGLSIDYAIHVFMRHREERAEHEGESVRQGMSVALASVGVALVWVTATTVIGFMSNLVSPLPPIQDFGIVSSVGILAALIVFGGLIPALKVEIDGYLEARGYDRKKRAFGTGGGALGSMLSVGAVAARKAPFVVIALTLVLSAGGAYGATQVDTSFSQTDFLAEDPPNWMKDLPEPFAPGTYTAKANLEYVNENFLRQDSQAQILVEGGVATPQALDKLEQAEQTAAQKEDVVVVLSNGEPQIRSPLSVMERVAARNESFNETLAAADTDGDGVPDRNVEKVFDKLFEVAPQEAKGVISRQDGEYEAARMVVSVKGGASSSTVTAEMRDIAANIQGGGLTATATGQPIVFEIVQKQLLDTVIQSLLITLGATFAFLMIAYRLAHGSATLGAITLLPVAFSVSWILGTMYLLGMPFNVLTGMITSLTVGLGVAYSIHLSERYTMELGRRGTVREAMRESVTGTGGALLGSAATTVGGFGVLVFAILPALQQFGIITALTIIYAFLASVLVLPSLLTLWTRYLGPDEAGAAEPNAAVASGRTEVSED; encoded by the coding sequence GTGAACGCGAGCGACCTCTTCGCCGCCGTGACGAAGTACAGCCGCGGAATCATCGCCGTGCTGCTCGTGCTGACCGTGCTGGTCGGGGCGGGCGCGCCCATGGTCGAGCAGTCGTCGTCGCTCGACCAGTTCCAGAGCGACAGCACGGCCGCCCAGAAGCTCGATTACATCGAGTCGAACTTCGCGTCCGGCGACCAGAACCAGACGACAGTCCAACTCATCGTCCGCGACGAGAACGGCAACGTCCTCTCGAAAGGGGCGATGGTCGAGACCCTGCAACTACAGCAGGCCCTGCGCAACAACGCGACGGTCAACCGGACGCTGGCGAACGAGACGCCCACCGCGGGCGTCGCCAACATCGTCGCTACGGTCGCCATCCGGCAGGAGCAAGCGACCGAACTCCGCAAGCAGGGCGCGCAACTCCAACGCAAGCGCGCGGACCTCAACGCGACGGTCGGGAACCTCTCTGACCTGCTGAACCGGACCCGAGAAATTCAGCGCGAGTACGACCGACTGAACCGCTCGCGCCAGCGCGGCGAGGTCAACAACTCGACCTATCGCCAGCGCGCGAACCGACTCGAATCGCAGTTCCGAGAGGTTCGCAGTCGGGCCGACCGACTTCTGACCGACCAGCAGACCGGTCGGTTCGTGCGACTCGTCGGGCAGACCCGGACGCTGCAGGGGAACCTCGACGCGCTGAACGCCTCGCTCGCCGCGAACGAAATCAACCGCTCGACGTACGCCGAGCGCGCCGCCCAGATTCGACAGCAGTTCCGGCAAGTCTACGAGAGGGGACTCCCGGGCGTCCTCCGCGGGGAGTTCGCGTCGCTGCGCGAGTCGGGCAAACAGCTTCGCCAGCAGCGCCAGCAGTTACAGAACGCCTCCGCGCCCACGCTCGAAGAGCAGATACAGCAGTTGCAGTCGATGAACGAGTCGGAGGTCGAGTCGACGGTCAGCACCGTCCTGAGCGAGGGCGGGAGCGGCCCGTCGAGTCGGGCGTTCGCGTTCATGCCGACCTCCTACGACCCCGGTAGCACGCAGGCGAACGCGACGATGCTCGTCGTGTTCCAGACCCAGCAGGGCCAGACCGTCCAGAGCATGGCCTCCAGCACCATCGTCGAGTCCCAGACCGCGATACAGGACATCGCCAAGCAGCAACTCGACCGCGAGGTGCTGGTCTTCGGGTCCGGCATCATCAGCGAGGAGACCGAGCAGTCGATGGCCGACAGCATCGCCATCGTCGGCCCGATGGCGCTCGTGTTCGTCGTGCTGACGCTGGTCATCGCCTACCGCGACCTGCTCGACATCCTGCTCGGGGTGTTCGGCATCGTCGCGGTCCTCGTCTGGACCTTCGGCTTCATGGGCTGGTTCGACATCACGTTCAACCAGATCTTCATCGCGGTGCCGGTCCTGCTCATCGGCCTCTCCATCGACTACGCGATTCACGTGTTCATGCGCCACCGCGAGGAGCGCGCGGAACACGAGGGCGAGAGCGTCCGACAGGGCATGTCGGTCGCGCTGGCGAGCGTCGGCGTGGCGCTCGTCTGGGTGACCGCGACGACGGTCATCGGCTTCATGTCGAACCTCGTCAGCCCCCTGCCGCCGATTCAGGACTTCGGTATCGTGAGTTCGGTCGGCATCCTCGCCGCGCTCATAGTCTTCGGCGGCCTGATTCCGGCGCTCAAGGTCGAAATCGACGGCTACCTCGAAGCCAGAGGCTACGACCGCAAGAAGCGGGCCTTCGGGACCGGCGGCGGCGCGCTCGGTTCGATGCTGTCGGTCGGTGCGGTCGCCGCCCGGAAGGCACCCTTCGTCGTCATCGCGCTGACGCTCGTGCTGTCGGCCGGCGGCGCCTACGGCGCGACGCAGGTCGACACCAGTTTCTCGCAGACCGACTTCCTCGCGGAGGACCCGCCGAACTGGATGAAGGACCTGCCCGAACCGTTCGCGCCAGGGACCTACACCGCGAAGGCGAACCTCGAATACGTCAACGAGAACTTCCTGCGACAGGACTCGCAGGCCCAGATTCTGGTCGAGGGCGGCGTGGCGACGCCCCAAGCCCTCGACAAACTCGAGCAGGCCGAGCAGACCGCGGCCCAGAAGGAGGACGTGGTCGTGGTCCTCTCGAACGGCGAACCGCAGATTCGGAGTCCGCTCTCGGTGATGGAGCGGGTCGCGGCGCGGAACGAGTCGTTCAACGAGACGCTCGCGGCGGCCGACACCGACGGCGACGGCGTGCCCGACCGGAACGTCGAGAAGGTCTTCGATAAACTGTTCGAGGTCGCGCCACAGGAGGCGAAAGGCGTCATCAGTCGCCAAGACGGCGAGTACGAGGCCGCGCGCATGGTCGTCTCGGTCAAGGGCGGCGCGTCGTCCTCGACGGTCACGGCCGAGATGCGCGACATCGCCGCGAACATCCAAGGCGGCGGTCTGACCGCGACCGCGACCGGCCAGCCCATCGTCTTCGAAATCGTCCAGAAACAGCTTCTGGACACCGTCATCCAGAGCCTGCTCATCACGCTCGGCGCGACGTTCGCGTTCCTGATGATAGCGTACCGTCTCGCCCACGGGAGCGCCACGCTCGGAGCCATCACCCTGCTCCCGGTGGCGTTCAGCGTCTCGTGGATTCTCGGGACGATGTACCTGCTCGGGATGCCGTTCAACGTCTTGACGGGGATGATAACTTCCCTCACGGTCGGTCTCGGGGTGGCCTACAGCATCCACCTCAGCGAGCGCTACACGATGGAACTCGGGCGGCGCGGCACCGTCCGTGAGGCGATGCGCGAGAGCGTCACCGGTACCGGCGGCGCGCTCCTCGGTAGCGCGGCGACCACGGTCGGCGGGTTCGGCGTCCTCGTGTTCGCCATCCTGCCCGCGCTCCAGCAGTTCGGCATCATCACCGCGCTGACCATCATCTACGCGTTCCTCGCCAGCGTCCTCGTCCTCCCGAGTCTGCTGACGCTGTGGACGCGCTACCTCGGGCCGGACGAGGCCGGCGCCGCGGAACCGAACGCCGCGGTCGCGAGCGGTCGGACGGAGGTGAGCGAGGACTGA
- a CDS encoding CNNM domain-containing protein yields the protein MVEFATVARLLGGVGLLLGNAYFVTIEFAMTRVRQFTAGEFEGSMGLERAWEMTDRLEIFLSGCQLGITICSVGLGVVAEPALAHLLRPAVELTGVGSHALAAVGALAVINLMHVVVGEQAPTYLGIERTKVVAKYGSAPLYYWTKLMSPVIVLADKTAKWLLSLFGVEITRSWTEAEEGDGREVSSRGDARREMGEMLREAGLEEEREEEVLAALDLGTIPVRDIMVPREDIVALSTADPSEENLRLLREFPHTRFPLVGESLDEFAGIVYTPPLVGREDDLLDGSLTLADVAGEPVTVESSIAVSRLVDRFQEEGQELALVVDDGETVGMVTATDAFESMMGELEDPFDDGETPDAAV from the coding sequence ATGGTCGAGTTCGCTACGGTCGCTCGGTTGCTCGGCGGCGTCGGTCTCCTTCTCGGCAACGCCTACTTCGTGACCATCGAGTTCGCGATGACCCGAGTCCGGCAGTTCACGGCGGGCGAGTTCGAAGGGTCGATGGGTCTCGAACGCGCGTGGGAGATGACCGACCGACTCGAAATCTTCCTCTCGGGGTGTCAACTCGGTATCACTATCTGTAGCGTCGGACTGGGCGTCGTGGCCGAACCCGCGCTCGCCCACCTCCTGAGGCCCGCAGTCGAGTTGACCGGCGTCGGTTCGCACGCGCTGGCGGCCGTCGGCGCACTCGCGGTCATCAACCTCATGCACGTCGTCGTCGGTGAGCAGGCCCCGACGTATCTGGGCATCGAGCGCACGAAGGTCGTCGCCAAGTACGGGTCCGCGCCGCTGTACTACTGGACGAAGCTCATGTCACCGGTCATCGTCCTCGCGGACAAGACCGCGAAGTGGTTGCTCTCGCTGTTCGGCGTCGAAATCACCCGGTCGTGGACCGAGGCCGAGGAGGGCGACGGCCGCGAGGTGTCGAGTCGCGGCGACGCCCGCCGCGAGATGGGCGAGATGCTCCGGGAGGCCGGACTCGAAGAGGAACGCGAGGAGGAGGTCCTCGCGGCGCTCGACCTCGGGACGATTCCGGTCCGGGACATCATGGTTCCGCGCGAGGACATCGTCGCGCTCTCGACCGCCGACCCGTCCGAGGAGAACCTCCGACTCCTGCGCGAGTTTCCCCACACTCGCTTTCCGCTCGTCGGCGAGTCGCTCGACGAGTTCGCGGGCATCGTCTACACCCCGCCGCTGGTGGGCCGCGAGGACGACCTCCTCGACGGGTCGCTGACGTTAGCGGACGTCGCGGGCGAACCGGTGACAGTCGAGTCGAGTATCGCGGTCAGCCGACTCGTGGACCGCTTTCAGGAGGAGGGACAGGAACTCGCGCTGGTCGTGGACGACGGGGAGACGGTCGGGATGGTGACGGCCACCGACGCCTTCGAGTCGATGATGGGCGAACTCGAAGACCCGTTCGACGACGGCGAGACGCCCGACGCGGCGGTCTGA
- a CDS encoding rhodanese-like domain-containing protein, with amino-acid sequence MKRRTFLASGAASLSLTAGCLGGGGGSGSELAVTPSDGDTDGYPPEFDDQPTKRNVDTSSFDTVEENGVQVPLAPADVVHYWYKRGEARMADARTESTYKKSHIYGAVLSQASPKRRADNDPVMDWPKGDRIVCYCGCPHHLSSIRASQLINSGYKNVYVIDEGFWKGWHDRGYPMRGENVASKPKSWVIRGETDASLAGRNAWARHRSTGQVESTDISDAGSYELHLKFHEVGPDSTIEVETPSYTVEGKLEDLASGTVQG; translated from the coding sequence ATGAAACGACGAACGTTTTTGGCGAGCGGGGCAGCGTCGCTCTCCCTGACTGCCGGGTGCCTCGGCGGTGGCGGCGGTAGCGGTAGCGAACTGGCGGTGACACCGAGCGACGGCGACACCGACGGCTACCCGCCGGAGTTCGACGACCAACCGACTAAGCGGAACGTCGACACCTCGTCGTTCGACACCGTCGAGGAGAACGGCGTGCAGGTGCCGCTGGCGCCCGCCGACGTGGTCCACTACTGGTACAAGCGCGGCGAGGCCCGCATGGCCGACGCCCGCACCGAGTCGACCTACAAGAAATCCCACATCTACGGCGCGGTGCTGAGTCAGGCGTCGCCGAAGCGACGCGCCGACAACGACCCCGTGATGGACTGGCCGAAGGGCGACCGCATCGTCTGTTACTGTGGCTGTCCCCACCACCTCTCGTCGATTCGCGCCTCGCAACTCATCAACTCGGGCTACAAGAACGTCTACGTCATCGACGAGGGCTTCTGGAAGGGGTGGCACGACCGCGGCTACCCGATGCGCGGCGAGAACGTGGCCAGCAAGCCCAAGAGTTGGGTCATCCGCGGCGAGACCGACGCCTCGCTCGCGGGGCGCAACGCGTGGGCGCGCCACCGCTCGACCGGTCAGGTGGAGTCGACCGACATCTCGGACGCCGGGAGCTACGAACTCCACCTCAAGTTCCACGAGGTCGGCCCGGACTCGACCATCGAAGTCGAGACGCCCAGTTACACGGTCGAAGGAAAACTCGAAGACCTCGCCTCCGGCACGGTGCAGGGCTGA